Genomic segment of Streptomyces alboniger:
CGAGCTTCGCCGAGGCGCTGCGTACCGGCGTCGACGCCGTGGCCGCGCTCGGCGGTGCCGCGCCCGGCGACAAGACGATGCTGGACGCCCTCGTCCCCGGGGTGGACGCGCTCAGCACGTCGTTCGCCGCGGCGCGCGACGCCGCGCGGGAGGGCGCGCTCGCGACAACGCCGTTGCTGGCGCGCAAGGGCCGGGCCAGCTATCTGGGCGAGCGAAGCATCGGGCACCAGGACCCGGGTGCGACCTCGTCGGCGCTGCTCTTCGAGGCGCTCGCCTACACGGCGGTGGGCACGGGCGGGCGGGCGGCGGGCGATGACTGACGGTCCGTTGGCCGGCCCGCTGGTCGGCATCGTCCTCGTATCGCACAGCGGCCCCGTCGCCGAGGC
This window contains:
- the dhaL gene encoding dihydroxyacetone kinase subunit DhaL; the protein is MLDADFFRRWLTAAAAAVDREAARLTELDSPIGDADHGSNLQRGFTAVAAALEKEAPTTPGAVLTLAGRQLISTVGGASGPLYGTLLRRTGKALGDDAEVDEASFAEALRTGVDAVAALGGAAPGDKTMLDALVPGVDALSTSFAAARDAAREGALATTPLLARKGRASYLGERSIGHQDPGATSSALLFEALAYTAVGTGGRAAGDD